The window AAGAATAGCAGTTGATTGTTTTACTGTGGGACCGTTTATGGAAAACTGCTTTATTCTAAGTAATGAAGAGGGCAAAGCAGTTGTTGTTGACCCGGGAGACGAGTCAGAAAAAATCATATCTCATCTTGAAAAGAATAATCTTACTCCATTGGTTCTCCTTGCCACGCATGCTCATATCGACCATATAGGCGCAGTTGAAGATTTGAAAAAAAGATATAGTGTACCGTTTGTCCTTCATAAGGATGATGAAGGGCTTTTGAAAATGGCTGATGAGCAATCGAGGATGGTGGGCCTTTCATTTGGAGATATTCCTGAGGTAGATATTTTTTTGAAGAATGAAAATGAAGTGCTAACTTTTGACAATTTTAGGTTTGATGTAATTCATACACCGGGCCATACTCGCGGCGGTGTATGTTATAAGATTTCAGACATTCTATTTTCGGGAGATACGCTTTTCAGAAACTCAATCGGAAGAACCGATTTTCCGGGAGGAAGTTACAGCCAAATAATGGATTCCATTATCAATAAGATAGTACCACTTGGAGATGATATTAGGGTTTTTTGCGGACATGGTCCTGATACTACAATAGGCATTGAAAGAAAAAACAATCCTTTTATTCTTGACCCTGAACAGTATAAGAATATACTGTAGCCTGTTGAAATCTTTTAAGAGAAAACAGGGAAATTAATCTGCAAGAAATTTAGAGAAAGCAGAAAAAATCCATCCATCATAGAATGAAAAGAAGAATTTTGTCCAGCTCATAAATTTGGATGGAAAATGTTTAGTAATTTCAATGAATTAACTGAAGTTTGAAGGAATTTTTAAGGGTAGGAAGTGCTGTTATGGAAAGAGTTGAAAAGTATGTCAAAGAA is drawn from Candidatus Schekmanbacteria bacterium and contains these coding sequences:
- a CDS encoding MBL fold metallo-hydrolase — protein: MERKRIAVDCFTVGPFMENCFILSNEEGKAVVVDPGDESEKIISHLEKNNLTPLVLLATHAHIDHIGAVEDLKKRYSVPFVLHKDDEGLLKMADEQSRMVGLSFGDIPEVDIFLKNENEVLTFDNFRFDVIHTPGHTRGGVCYKISDILFSGDTLFRNSIGRTDFPGGSYSQIMDSIINKIVPLGDDIRVFCGHGPDTTIGIERKNNPFILDPEQYKNIL